From a region of the Deltaproteobacteria bacterium genome:
- a CDS encoding MBL fold metallo-hydrolase encodes MKITIIYDNTTCREDLVADWGFACLVEAHGRRILFDTGAKGSILLDNMQRLGIEVSGIEEVFISHDHWDHTGGLADLLAMHPVPVHLPSTMSEAIGAKGSHRVCGPTELHEGIFSTGTLEGIEQSLAVRTEKGIVVIVGCSHPGVERILEAAAGFGRPYALIGGLHGFDRFEAVKDLEIICPTHCTGHGKEIARLYPEKFLAGGAGKVLVFRSGREVSAQDA; translated from the coding sequence ATAAAGATCACCATCATATACGACAACACGACCTGCCGAGAGGACCTCGTCGCCGACTGGGGTTTTGCCTGTCTCGTGGAGGCCCATGGCCGACGGATCCTTTTCGACACGGGCGCCAAGGGGTCCATCCTCCTCGATAACATGCAAAGACTCGGAATCGAGGTCTCGGGCATCGAGGAGGTCTTCATCTCCCATGACCACTGGGACCACACCGGAGGGCTTGCGGATCTCCTTGCGATGCACCCGGTGCCGGTCCATCTGCCATCCACGATGTCTGAGGCGATTGGGGCGAAAGGGAGTCACAGGGTCTGCGGGCCAACGGAGCTCCACGAGGGCATCTTTTCCACCGGCACCCTCGAGGGGATCGAGCAGTCCCTCGCGGTCCGGACGGAAAAGGGCATCGTGGTGATAGTGGGCTGCTCTCACCCGGGTGTAGAGAGGATCCTCGAGGCCGCAGCAGGCTTCGGTCGTCCCTATGCGCTCATTGGAGGGCTCCACGGATTTGACCGGTTCGAGGCCGTGAAGGACCTGGAGATCATCTGTCCGACCCACTGCACCGGGCATGGCAAGGAGATCGCAAGGCTCTATCCGGAAAAGTTTCTTGCAGGGGGAGCGGGAAAGGTGCTCGTGTTCCGTAGTGGACGTGAAGTATCTGCCCAGGATGCCTGA